Proteins encoded in a region of the Triticum dicoccoides isolate Atlit2015 ecotype Zavitan chromosome 3A, WEW_v2.0, whole genome shotgun sequence genome:
- the LOC119270462 gene encoding probable calcium-binding protein CML35, whose protein sequence is MKLSMQSLARKLSIPSPKRGKKQQQQDGSGKRGISRSEAPSFASASSSSTSSSSEDALPRASTPRSVLPVEISRRELEAVLRRLGHEEPSDDELDAVAAIAAAGEAGPEDELMEAFNVFDADGDGRITAEELRGVLLAILGGEADGCSLDDCRRMIGGVDADGDGFVGFQDFARMMMVSTAAATTSAGPRFL, encoded by the coding sequence ATGAAGCTCTCCATGCAGTCGCTGGCCCGGAAGCTCTCCATCCCGTCGCCCAAGCGgggcaagaagcagcagcagcaggacgGCAGCGGCAAGCGCGGCATCTCCCGGAGCGAGGCGCCGTCGTTCGCGTCCGCCTCGTCCTCGTCCACCTCGTCGTCCTCCGAGGACGCGCTGCCGCGGGCGTCCACGCCGCGGTCGGTGCTCCCCGTGGAGATCTCGCGGCGGGAGTTGGAGGCCGTGCTCCGGCGGCTGGGCCACGAGGAGCCGTCGGACGACGAGCTGGACGCCGTGGCGGCCATCGCGGCCGCCGGGGAGGCCGGCCCCGAGGACGAGCTGATGGAGGCGTTCAACGTGTTCGACGCCGACGGCGACGGCCGCATCACCGCCGAGGAGCTCCGCGGCGTGCTGCTCGCCATCCTCGGCGGCGAGGCCGACGGGTGCAGCCTCGACGACTGCCGCCGCATGATCGGCGGCGTCGACGCCGACGGCGACGGCTTCGTCGGCTTCCAGGACTTCGCGCGCATGATGATGGTGTCCACGGCGGCGGCCACCACCTCGGCCGGCCCGAGGTTCCTGTGA